A window from Labrus mixtus chromosome 14, fLabMix1.1, whole genome shotgun sequence encodes these proteins:
- the sytl2a gene encoding synaptotagmin-like protein 2 isoform X4, with product MKIKPGYRMKDPDDSQVTHLSFTVPPSEHRADSPSSEESFVEIDGGVGQMTSAAPRSILKHLSPSSSSDSLFPRLDPQSTFSPDSPSESWMDRKQVRFSSMIARSGLDRQDGKELGEHGLLDVDFTAPAEDQCNIKDSTDSDTHRLSDKSHIDSEEEELTGKNESSIIQVQTAAQHDVLGDGSGNYYLELLCSAECDPPLAKLESGKPVHSEIVPQEDLDFQATTTDWPDVTVESSSDSMSPEPEQTLLREEEEGAEEQTPLKEEVEISQEEETDSNHIIFQSAPDTIEDKCVEQQTELSKLTEVKTLQLTTMQNTPFKETLISVETDPESPSNLKASGEMENMISASEEAGHKDIIKTEMKPALCRHTDSDVESRNNNILPEIETTVEHTASTSQNQSSSPQTDCSLFVVLSKEDGTYRANPVVIYEETDDSSTGSTREPETSEKQENITTAEPPSVPLNSQKQEGESLDPLPRQSSPTPQEDRRAKISDLKNFWEKEVTKSREMAVIASSRSFRNKVVSPESDVRTVLCSREKLEGVGQTKSNTLLKSLNVTEKGFVSQCMDKTLLRDAEDLPSASHQSRVQADPEAQTKPLSPRRSLSPRANDQDEETRRSPSKTCHPRVLPKETSGPKSPRPEASPLKTFPIDIEPQSKHVEEQRKPTPVPRERKSPSHEARQTETKSSSDIMISNVNIPQSASNTSSPQHKKTPEKKLGTLTRLARSILPQDYQHYLGPQEKAYVPPFSQDSDALHSPQKNIRNSLENLRHSPIKASPLRKKDGGSSQDITTSAWSLSRPSSGSCDETPSTIMTSLKELSSKIKSSSKSLENLTSKTKKARNHDNPKESTNQSVDDVSSLPSSSNSKQLKSSVSVPVLQQDETDSDSTFETNLGLRRNTGSSTSNLSLSSGLASMSSVSGSIGSIYPADFGDIEVQGSIQFAVNYIQKLGEFHIFVVHCRDLAAADTKKNRSDPYVKCYLLPDKTKLGKRKTAVKKRTLNPDYNEILRFKIPMEELKSQIINISVWHNDTFGRNSFLGDVDLDLSEWDFSNTHINEYALKAGVSSQITTQTPSHLADSRGQMRVALRFLPLTSQSEPFNLKFISMLFFQGSHSLCLTLSTGQSRMETSEVQIWVKDCKNLPPVRGVVIDPFVKCTVLPDTSRKSRQKTRVVKRTANPMFNHTMVYDGFRPEDLREACVEITVWDHDRLNNHYIGGVRLGLGTGKSYGVEVGWMDSTADEATLWQRMLQADGEWVEDVFPLRMLVMAKSMLK from the exons ATGAAGATCAAACCCGGTTACAGGATGAAG GACCCCGATGATAGCCAGGTTACCCACTTATCATTTACGGTTCCACCgagtgaacacagagcagacagcCCCTCTTCTGAGGAAAGTTTTGTGGAGATAGATGGCGGAGTTGGGCAAATGACCTCTGCTGCTCCACGTAGCATCCTCAAGCACTTGTCGCCATCTAGCTCCTCAGATTCCTTGTTCCCTCGCTTGGACCCACAAAGTACCTTTAGCCCAGATTCTCCCTCTGAGAGCTGGATGGACAGGAAGCAGGTTAGGTTCAGCTCCATGATCGCTCGAAGTGGACTGGATCGGCAAGATGGAAAGGAGCTGGGGGAGCACGGTCTGCTGGATGTGGATTTCACCGCTCCTGCCGAGGACCAATGTAACATCAAAGACAGCAcagattcagacacacacagactgagtgACAAAAGTCACATTGATTCTGAGGAGGAAGAACTTACTGGCAAAAATGAGTCATCCATTATCCAAGTGCAAACAGCTGCTCAACATGATGTCCTAGGTG ATGGCTCTGGGAATTATTATCTGgaactgctctgctctgctgagTGTGACCCTCCTCTTGCCAAGCTCGAGTCAGGTAAGCCTGTTCACTCAGAGATAGTACCTCAAGAGGACCTGGACTTTCAGGCTACAACGACAGACTGGCCTGATGTTACTGTTGAGTCCAGCTCAGACTCCATGTCCCCGGAGCCTGAACAAACACttctcagagaagaagaggaaggtgcTGAAGAGCAGACTCCACTGAAAGAAGAGGTGGAGATATctcaggaggaggaaacagacagTAACCATATCATCTTCCAAAGTGCTCCAGATACCATCGAGGACAAATGTGTAGAACAGCAGACTGAACTCTCTAAGCTGACAGAGGTCAAAACACTCCAACTTACTACGATGCAGAACACTCCCTTCAAAGAAACACTTATCTCAGTGGAAACTGATCCAGAGAGTCCATCCAATCTGAAAGCTTCCGGGGAGATGGAAAACATGATTTCCGCTAGTGAAGAGGCAGGGCACAAAGACATCATTAAGACAGAAATGAAACCTGCCCTTTGCCGTCACACTGACTCTGATGTGGAGAGCAGGAACAATAATATCTTGCCTGAAATTGAAACTACAGTTGAACATACTGCTAGCACATCCCAAAACCAGAGTTCATCCCCACAGACTGACTGTAGCCTCTTCGTAGTTTTATCTAAAGAAGATGGCACATATAGAGCAAATCCAGTCGTCATCTATGAAGAGACAGACGACAGTTCAACAGGTTCCACAAGAGAGCCAGAGACTTCtgagaaacaggaaaacatcaCCACGGCTGAACCTCCCTCTGTACCTTTAAACAGCCAaaagcaggagggagagagttTAGATCCCCTTCCCAGACAGTCCAGTCCCACTCCTCAAGAGGACAGGCGAGCAAAGATAAGTGATCTCAAGAACTTTTGGGAAAAAGAAGTCACAAAGTCCAGGGAAATGGCTGTAATCGCCTCGAGCAGGTCATTTCGTAACAAAGTGGTGTCCCCTGAGTCAGATGTTAGAACAGTCTTATGCAGCAGGGAGAAGTTAGAGGGAGTGGGACAAACCAAGTCTAATACTCTCTTGAAATCATTAAACGTGACAGAAAAGGGTTTTGTTAGTCAGTGCATGGACAAGACACTGCTGAGGGATGCTGAGGATCTACCATCAGCAAGTCACCAAAGCAGAGTCCAGGCTGATCCAGAGGCTCAAACCAAGCCCCTCAGTCCAAGGAGATCGCTAAGTCCTAGAGCAAATGACCAAGATGAAGAAACCAGGAGAAGTCCATCCAAGACGTGCCACCCAAGGGTCCTGCCAAAAGAAACCTCTGGTCCAAAGAGTCCAAGACCGGAAGCCTCTCCCTTAAAAACCTTTCCAATAGACATAGAGCCCCAAAGCAAGCATGTTGAAGAGCAAAGGAAGCCAACACCAGTGccaagagagaggaagagtccTTCCCATGAGGCAAGGCAGACAGAAACTAAATCTAGCTCAGACATCATGATTAGCAATGTAAATATTCCACAAAGTGCTTCAAACACCTCGTCTCCACAACACAAGAAGACCCCAGAAAAAAAGCTTGGGACCCTGACACGCCTTGCCAGATCCATCCTCCCCCAGGATTATCAGCATTACCTCGGGCCACAAGAGAAGGCCTATGTCCCCCCTTTTAGCCAAGACAGTGATGCTTTACACAgtccacaaaaaaacatcagaaactcTTTGGAGAACCTGAGGCACAGTCCCATAAAGGCTAGTCCTctcagaaagaaagatggaggcTCCAGCCAGGACATAACAACCAGTGCTTGGTCTCTTTCCCGACCAAGTTCAGGCA GTTGTGATGAGACTCCTAGTACCATCATGACATCTCTTAAAGAACTATCTTCAAAGATCAAGTCCTCATCAAAAAGTCTGGAAAATCTCACCTCAAAAACAA AAAAAGCGAGGAACCATGATAACCCAAAAGaatcaacaaatcaaagtgTGGATGATG TTTCTTCTCTCCCATCATCGTCTAACTCAAAGCAGTTGAAAAGCAGTGTATCTGTGCCTGTTCTTCAGCAGGACGAG ACAGACAGTGACAGCACTTTTGAGACCAACTTGGGCTTGAGAAGAAACACGGGCAGCTCCACGTCTAACTTAAGTCTGTCCTCTGGATTGGCCTCCATGTCTTCT GTCAGCGGCAGCATTGGCAGCATTTACCCTGCAGACTTTGGTGACATTGAAGTCCAGGGAAGCATTCAGTTTGCTGTGAACTACATCCAGAAGCTTGGGGAGTTTCACATCTTCGTGGTGCACTGCAGGGATCTGGCTGCGGCAGACACCAAGAAGAACCGCTCAGACCC GTATGTCAAATGTTACCTCCTTCCTGACAAGACCAAACTGGGAAAGAGAAaaactgctgtaaaaaaaagaactctgaACCCTGACTACAATGAAATCCTCAGG TTTAAAATCCcgatggaggagctgaagagtcAGATTATAAACATCTCGGTGTGGCATAATGACACTTTTGGGCGCAACAGTTTCCTGGGTGACGTGGACCTGGATCTTTCAGAGTGGGACTTCAGCAACACACATATAAATGAATATGCATTAAAAGCTGGG GTGTCATCACAAATTACAACACAGACTCCCTCACATCTGgcagacagcagaggacagATGAGAGTGGCCCTGAGATTCCTGCCACTGACGTCCCAGAGTGAGCCGTTCAATCTAAAGTTTATATCAATGCTTTTCTTTCAGGGAagtcacagtttgtgtttgactttATCCACAGGTCAGAGCAGGATGGAAACTAGTGAGGTGCAGATTTGGGTGAAAGACTGCAAGAATCTTCCTCCAGTTAGAGGAGTTGTTATCGACCCGTTTGTGAAATG
- the sytl2a gene encoding synaptotagmin-like protein 2 isoform X5, with product MTSAAPRSILKHLSPSSSSDSLFPRLDPQSTFSPDSPSESWMDRKQVRFSSMIARSGLDRQDGKELGEHGLLDVDFTAPAEDQCNIKDSTDSDTHRLSDKSHIDSEEEELTGKNESSIIQVQTAAQHDVLGDGSGNYYLELLCSAECDPPLAKLESGKPVHSEIVPQEDLDFQATTTDWPDVTVESSSDSMSPEPEQTLLREEEEGAEEQTPLKEEVEISQEEETDSNHIIFQSAPDTIEDKCVEQQTELSKLTEVKTLQLTTMQNTPFKETLISVETDPESPSNLKASGEMENMISASEEAGHKDIIKTEMKPALCRHTDSDVESRNNNILPEIETTVEHTASTSQNQSSSPQTDCSLFVVLSKEDGTYRANPVVIYEETDDSSTGSTREPETSEKQENITTAEPPSVPLNSQKQEGESLDPLPRQSSPTPQEDRRAKISDLKNFWEKEVTKSREMAVIASSRSFRNKVVSPESDVRTVLCSREKLEGVGQTKSNTLLKSLNVTEKGFVSQCMDKTLLRDAEDLPSASHQSRVQADPEAQTKPLSPRRSLSPRANDQDEETRRSPSKTCHPRVLPKETSGPKSPRPEASPLKTFPIDIEPQSKHVEEQRKPTPVPRERKSPSHEARQTETKSSSDIMISNVNIPQSASNTSSPQHKKTPEKKLGTLTRLARSILPQDYQHYLGPQEKAYVPPFSQDSDALHSPQKNIRNSLENLRHSPIKASPLRKKDGGSSQDITTSAWSLSRPSSGSCDETPSTIMTSLKELSSKIKSSSKSLENLTSKTKKARNHDNPKESTNQSVDDVSSLPSSSNSKQLKSSVSVPVLQQDETDSDSTFETNLGLRRNTGSSTSNLSLSSGLASMSSVSGSIGSIYPADFGDIEVQGSIQFAVNYIQKLGEFHIFVVHCRDLAAADTKKNRSDPYVKCYLLPDKTKLGKRKTAVKKRTLNPDYNEILRFKIPMEELKSQIINISVWHNDTFGRNSFLGDVDLDLSEWDFSNTHINEYALKAGVSSQITTQTPSHLADSRGQMRVALRFLPLTSQSEPFNLKFISMLFFQGSHSLCLTLSTGQSRMETSEVQIWVKDCKNLPPVRGVVIDPFVKCTVLPDTSRKSRQKTRVVKRTANPMFNHTMVYDGFRPEDLREACVEITVWDHDRLNNHYIGGVRLGLGTGKSYGVEVGWMDSTADEATLWQRMLQADGEWVEDVFPLRMLVMAKSMLK from the exons ATGACCTCTGCTGCTCCACGTAGCATCCTCAAGCACTTGTCGCCATCTAGCTCCTCAGATTCCTTGTTCCCTCGCTTGGACCCACAAAGTACCTTTAGCCCAGATTCTCCCTCTGAGAGCTGGATGGACAGGAAGCAGGTTAGGTTCAGCTCCATGATCGCTCGAAGTGGACTGGATCGGCAAGATGGAAAGGAGCTGGGGGAGCACGGTCTGCTGGATGTGGATTTCACCGCTCCTGCCGAGGACCAATGTAACATCAAAGACAGCAcagattcagacacacacagactgagtgACAAAAGTCACATTGATTCTGAGGAGGAAGAACTTACTGGCAAAAATGAGTCATCCATTATCCAAGTGCAAACAGCTGCTCAACATGATGTCCTAGGTG ATGGCTCTGGGAATTATTATCTGgaactgctctgctctgctgagTGTGACCCTCCTCTTGCCAAGCTCGAGTCAGGTAAGCCTGTTCACTCAGAGATAGTACCTCAAGAGGACCTGGACTTTCAGGCTACAACGACAGACTGGCCTGATGTTACTGTTGAGTCCAGCTCAGACTCCATGTCCCCGGAGCCTGAACAAACACttctcagagaagaagaggaaggtgcTGAAGAGCAGACTCCACTGAAAGAAGAGGTGGAGATATctcaggaggaggaaacagacagTAACCATATCATCTTCCAAAGTGCTCCAGATACCATCGAGGACAAATGTGTAGAACAGCAGACTGAACTCTCTAAGCTGACAGAGGTCAAAACACTCCAACTTACTACGATGCAGAACACTCCCTTCAAAGAAACACTTATCTCAGTGGAAACTGATCCAGAGAGTCCATCCAATCTGAAAGCTTCCGGGGAGATGGAAAACATGATTTCCGCTAGTGAAGAGGCAGGGCACAAAGACATCATTAAGACAGAAATGAAACCTGCCCTTTGCCGTCACACTGACTCTGATGTGGAGAGCAGGAACAATAATATCTTGCCTGAAATTGAAACTACAGTTGAACATACTGCTAGCACATCCCAAAACCAGAGTTCATCCCCACAGACTGACTGTAGCCTCTTCGTAGTTTTATCTAAAGAAGATGGCACATATAGAGCAAATCCAGTCGTCATCTATGAAGAGACAGACGACAGTTCAACAGGTTCCACAAGAGAGCCAGAGACTTCtgagaaacaggaaaacatcaCCACGGCTGAACCTCCCTCTGTACCTTTAAACAGCCAaaagcaggagggagagagttTAGATCCCCTTCCCAGACAGTCCAGTCCCACTCCTCAAGAGGACAGGCGAGCAAAGATAAGTGATCTCAAGAACTTTTGGGAAAAAGAAGTCACAAAGTCCAGGGAAATGGCTGTAATCGCCTCGAGCAGGTCATTTCGTAACAAAGTGGTGTCCCCTGAGTCAGATGTTAGAACAGTCTTATGCAGCAGGGAGAAGTTAGAGGGAGTGGGACAAACCAAGTCTAATACTCTCTTGAAATCATTAAACGTGACAGAAAAGGGTTTTGTTAGTCAGTGCATGGACAAGACACTGCTGAGGGATGCTGAGGATCTACCATCAGCAAGTCACCAAAGCAGAGTCCAGGCTGATCCAGAGGCTCAAACCAAGCCCCTCAGTCCAAGGAGATCGCTAAGTCCTAGAGCAAATGACCAAGATGAAGAAACCAGGAGAAGTCCATCCAAGACGTGCCACCCAAGGGTCCTGCCAAAAGAAACCTCTGGTCCAAAGAGTCCAAGACCGGAAGCCTCTCCCTTAAAAACCTTTCCAATAGACATAGAGCCCCAAAGCAAGCATGTTGAAGAGCAAAGGAAGCCAACACCAGTGccaagagagaggaagagtccTTCCCATGAGGCAAGGCAGACAGAAACTAAATCTAGCTCAGACATCATGATTAGCAATGTAAATATTCCACAAAGTGCTTCAAACACCTCGTCTCCACAACACAAGAAGACCCCAGAAAAAAAGCTTGGGACCCTGACACGCCTTGCCAGATCCATCCTCCCCCAGGATTATCAGCATTACCTCGGGCCACAAGAGAAGGCCTATGTCCCCCCTTTTAGCCAAGACAGTGATGCTTTACACAgtccacaaaaaaacatcagaaactcTTTGGAGAACCTGAGGCACAGTCCCATAAAGGCTAGTCCTctcagaaagaaagatggaggcTCCAGCCAGGACATAACAACCAGTGCTTGGTCTCTTTCCCGACCAAGTTCAGGCA GTTGTGATGAGACTCCTAGTACCATCATGACATCTCTTAAAGAACTATCTTCAAAGATCAAGTCCTCATCAAAAAGTCTGGAAAATCTCACCTCAAAAACAA AAAAAGCGAGGAACCATGATAACCCAAAAGaatcaacaaatcaaagtgTGGATGATG TTTCTTCTCTCCCATCATCGTCTAACTCAAAGCAGTTGAAAAGCAGTGTATCTGTGCCTGTTCTTCAGCAGGACGAG ACAGACAGTGACAGCACTTTTGAGACCAACTTGGGCTTGAGAAGAAACACGGGCAGCTCCACGTCTAACTTAAGTCTGTCCTCTGGATTGGCCTCCATGTCTTCT GTCAGCGGCAGCATTGGCAGCATTTACCCTGCAGACTTTGGTGACATTGAAGTCCAGGGAAGCATTCAGTTTGCTGTGAACTACATCCAGAAGCTTGGGGAGTTTCACATCTTCGTGGTGCACTGCAGGGATCTGGCTGCGGCAGACACCAAGAAGAACCGCTCAGACCC GTATGTCAAATGTTACCTCCTTCCTGACAAGACCAAACTGGGAAAGAGAAaaactgctgtaaaaaaaagaactctgaACCCTGACTACAATGAAATCCTCAGG TTTAAAATCCcgatggaggagctgaagagtcAGATTATAAACATCTCGGTGTGGCATAATGACACTTTTGGGCGCAACAGTTTCCTGGGTGACGTGGACCTGGATCTTTCAGAGTGGGACTTCAGCAACACACATATAAATGAATATGCATTAAAAGCTGGG GTGTCATCACAAATTACAACACAGACTCCCTCACATCTGgcagacagcagaggacagATGAGAGTGGCCCTGAGATTCCTGCCACTGACGTCCCAGAGTGAGCCGTTCAATCTAAAGTTTATATCAATGCTTTTCTTTCAGGGAagtcacagtttgtgtttgactttATCCACAGGTCAGAGCAGGATGGAAACTAGTGAGGTGCAGATTTGGGTGAAAGACTGCAAGAATCTTCCTCCAGTTAGAGGAGTTGTTATCGACCCGTTTGTGAAATG
- the sytl2a gene encoding synaptotagmin-like protein 2 isoform X3, whose amino-acid sequence MIDLSFLTEEEQETILAVLRRDAELKTAEEKRVQSLQRTVNDRDQLKNMTGEWFYETKQLRHHDRIHGADIIRASMRHTHKPLTIRERSHIREEKPSFVSSRNKEVFIPPVLRGVLQEPHIELSTERYEFKRLSQIPEHEPKLVSVSPIKERINPFNSEVKASNISEEKDEDQTRLQDEEPFPSSDSCTSPIHDLQQDPDDSQVTHLSFTVPPSEHRADSPSSEESFVEIDGGVGQMTSAAPRSILKHLSPSSSSDSLFPRLDPQSTFSPDSPSESWMDRKQVRFSSMIARSGLDRQDGKELGEHGLLDVDFTAPAEDQCNIKDSTDSDTHRLSDKSHIDSEEEELTGKNESSIIQVQTAAQHDVLGDGSGNYYLELLCSAECDPPLAKLESGKPVHSEIVPQEDLDFQATTTDWPDVTVESSSDSMSPEPEQTLLREEEEGAEEQTPLKEEVEISQEEETDSNHIIFQSAPDTIEDKCVEQQTELSKLTEVKTLQLTTMQNTPFKETLISVETDPESPSNLKASGEMENMISASEEAGHKDIIKTEMKPALCRHTDSDVESRNNNILPEIETTVEHTASTSQNQSSSPQTDCSLFVVLSKEDGTYRANPVVIYEETDDSSTGSTREPETSEKQENITTAEPPSVPLNSQKQEGESLDPLPRQSSPTPQEDRRAKISDLKNFWEKEVTKSREMAVIASSRSFRNKVVSPESDVRTVLCSREKLEGVGQTKSNTLLKSLNVTEKGFVSQCMDKTLLRDAEDLPSASHQSRVQADPEAQTKPLSPRRSLSPRANDQDEETRRSPSKTCHPRVLPKETSGPKSPRPEASPLKTFPIDIEPQSKHVEEQRKPTPVPRERKSPSHEARQTETKSSSDIMISNVNIPQSASNTSSPQHKKTPEKKLGTLTRLARSILPQDYQHYLGPQEKAYVPPFSQDSDALHSPQKNIRNSLENLRHSPIKASPLRKKDGGSSQDITTSAWSLSRPSSGSCDETPSTIMTSLKELSSKIKSSSKSLENLTSKTKKARNHDNPKESTNQSVDDVSSLPSSSNSKQLKSSVSVPVLQQDETDSDSTFETNLGLRRNTGSSTSNLSLSSGLASMSSVSGSIGSIYPADFGDIEVQGSIQFAVNYIQKLGEFHIFVVHCRDLAAADTKKNRSDPYVKCYLLPDKTKLGKRKTAVKKRTLNPDYNEILRFKIPMEELKSQIINISVWHNDTFGRNSFLGDVDLDLSEWDFSNTHINEYALKAGVSSQITTQTPSHLADSRGQMRVALRFLPLTSQTLCFLTRVEKADRRRGL is encoded by the exons ATGATCGATCTGAGTTTTCTGAccgaggaggagcaggagaccATCCTCGCTGTGTTGAGAAGAGACGCTGAGCTGAAGACAGCTGAGGAGAAGCGTGTCCA gAGCCTACAGAGGACTGTGAATGATAGGGACCAGCTGAAGAACATGACTGGAGAATGGTTCTATGAGACCAAGCAGCTTCGCCATCACGACCGCATCCACGGCGCTGACATCATCAGAGCGtccatgagacacacacataaaccacTGACCATAC GGGAGCGCTCACATATACGGGAGGAGAAGCCCAGTTTTGTCAGCAGCAGGAATAAAGAAGTGTTCATCCCACCTGTACTCCGTGGGGTCCTTCAGGAGCCTCACATAGAGCTCAGCACTGAAAG GTATGAATTCAAGAGGCTGTCTCAAATACCAGAACATGAACCCAAACTGGTTTCAGTGTCACCCATAAAG GAAAGAATAAATCCATTCAATAGTGAAGTCAAAGCAAGTAACATTTCAGAAGAAAAGGATGAAGATCAAACCCGGTTACAGGATGAAG aGCCTTTTCCATCATCTGACAGCTGCACATCTCCTATTCATGACCTTCAACAGGACCCCGATGATAGCCAGGTTACCCACTTATCATTTACGGTTCCACCgagtgaacacagagcagacagcCCCTCTTCTGAGGAAAGTTTTGTGGAGATAGATGGCGGAGTTGGGCAAATGACCTCTGCTGCTCCACGTAGCATCCTCAAGCACTTGTCGCCATCTAGCTCCTCAGATTCCTTGTTCCCTCGCTTGGACCCACAAAGTACCTTTAGCCCAGATTCTCCCTCTGAGAGCTGGATGGACAGGAAGCAGGTTAGGTTCAGCTCCATGATCGCTCGAAGTGGACTGGATCGGCAAGATGGAAAGGAGCTGGGGGAGCACGGTCTGCTGGATGTGGATTTCACCGCTCCTGCCGAGGACCAATGTAACATCAAAGACAGCAcagattcagacacacacagactgagtgACAAAAGTCACATTGATTCTGAGGAGGAAGAACTTACTGGCAAAAATGAGTCATCCATTATCCAAGTGCAAACAGCTGCTCAACATGATGTCCTAGGTG ATGGCTCTGGGAATTATTATCTGgaactgctctgctctgctgagTGTGACCCTCCTCTTGCCAAGCTCGAGTCAGGTAAGCCTGTTCACTCAGAGATAGTACCTCAAGAGGACCTGGACTTTCAGGCTACAACGACAGACTGGCCTGATGTTACTGTTGAGTCCAGCTCAGACTCCATGTCCCCGGAGCCTGAACAAACACttctcagagaagaagaggaaggtgcTGAAGAGCAGACTCCACTGAAAGAAGAGGTGGAGATATctcaggaggaggaaacagacagTAACCATATCATCTTCCAAAGTGCTCCAGATACCATCGAGGACAAATGTGTAGAACAGCAGACTGAACTCTCTAAGCTGACAGAGGTCAAAACACTCCAACTTACTACGATGCAGAACACTCCCTTCAAAGAAACACTTATCTCAGTGGAAACTGATCCAGAGAGTCCATCCAATCTGAAAGCTTCCGGGGAGATGGAAAACATGATTTCCGCTAGTGAAGAGGCAGGGCACAAAGACATCATTAAGACAGAAATGAAACCTGCCCTTTGCCGTCACACTGACTCTGATGTGGAGAGCAGGAACAATAATATCTTGCCTGAAATTGAAACTACAGTTGAACATACTGCTAGCACATCCCAAAACCAGAGTTCATCCCCACAGACTGACTGTAGCCTCTTCGTAGTTTTATCTAAAGAAGATGGCACATATAGAGCAAATCCAGTCGTCATCTATGAAGAGACAGACGACAGTTCAACAGGTTCCACAAGAGAGCCAGAGACTTCtgagaaacaggaaaacatcaCCACGGCTGAACCTCCCTCTGTACCTTTAAACAGCCAaaagcaggagggagagagttTAGATCCCCTTCCCAGACAGTCCAGTCCCACTCCTCAAGAGGACAGGCGAGCAAAGATAAGTGATCTCAAGAACTTTTGGGAAAAAGAAGTCACAAAGTCCAGGGAAATGGCTGTAATCGCCTCGAGCAGGTCATTTCGTAACAAAGTGGTGTCCCCTGAGTCAGATGTTAGAACAGTCTTATGCAGCAGGGAGAAGTTAGAGGGAGTGGGACAAACCAAGTCTAATACTCTCTTGAAATCATTAAACGTGACAGAAAAGGGTTTTGTTAGTCAGTGCATGGACAAGACACTGCTGAGGGATGCTGAGGATCTACCATCAGCAAGTCACCAAAGCAGAGTCCAGGCTGATCCAGAGGCTCAAACCAAGCCCCTCAGTCCAAGGAGATCGCTAAGTCCTAGAGCAAATGACCAAGATGAAGAAACCAGGAGAAGTCCATCCAAGACGTGCCACCCAAGGGTCCTGCCAAAAGAAACCTCTGGTCCAAAGAGTCCAAGACCGGAAGCCTCTCCCTTAAAAACCTTTCCAATAGACATAGAGCCCCAAAGCAAGCATGTTGAAGAGCAAAGGAAGCCAACACCAGTGccaagagagaggaagagtccTTCCCATGAGGCAAGGCAGACAGAAACTAAATCTAGCTCAGACATCATGATTAGCAATGTAAATATTCCACAAAGTGCTTCAAACACCTCGTCTCCACAACACAAGAAGACCCCAGAAAAAAAGCTTGGGACCCTGACACGCCTTGCCAGATCCATCCTCCCCCAGGATTATCAGCATTACCTCGGGCCACAAGAGAAGGCCTATGTCCCCCCTTTTAGCCAAGACAGTGATGCTTTACACAgtccacaaaaaaacatcagaaactcTTTGGAGAACCTGAGGCACAGTCCCATAAAGGCTAGTCCTctcagaaagaaagatggaggcTCCAGCCAGGACATAACAACCAGTGCTTGGTCTCTTTCCCGACCAAGTTCAGGCA GTTGTGATGAGACTCCTAGTACCATCATGACATCTCTTAAAGAACTATCTTCAAAGATCAAGTCCTCATCAAAAAGTCTGGAAAATCTCACCTCAAAAACAA AAAAAGCGAGGAACCATGATAACCCAAAAGaatcaacaaatcaaagtgTGGATGATG TTTCTTCTCTCCCATCATCGTCTAACTCAAAGCAGTTGAAAAGCAGTGTATCTGTGCCTGTTCTTCAGCAGGACGAG ACAGACAGTGACAGCACTTTTGAGACCAACTTGGGCTTGAGAAGAAACACGGGCAGCTCCACGTCTAACTTAAGTCTGTCCTCTGGATTGGCCTCCATGTCTTCT GTCAGCGGCAGCATTGGCAGCATTTACCCTGCAGACTTTGGTGACATTGAAGTCCAGGGAAGCATTCAGTTTGCTGTGAACTACATCCAGAAGCTTGGGGAGTTTCACATCTTCGTGGTGCACTGCAGGGATCTGGCTGCGGCAGACACCAAGAAGAACCGCTCAGACCC GTATGTCAAATGTTACCTCCTTCCTGACAAGACCAAACTGGGAAAGAGAAaaactgctgtaaaaaaaagaactctgaACCCTGACTACAATGAAATCCTCAGG TTTAAAATCCcgatggaggagctgaagagtcAGATTATAAACATCTCGGTGTGGCATAATGACACTTTTGGGCGCAACAGTTTCCTGGGTGACGTGGACCTGGATCTTTCAGAGTGGGACTTCAGCAACACACATATAAATGAATATGCATTAAAAGCTGGG GTGTCATCACAAATTACAACACAGACTCCCTCACATCTGgcagacagcagaggacagATGAGAGTGGCCCTGAGATTCCTGCCACTGACGTCCCAGA